A DNA window from Streptococcus parapneumoniae contains the following coding sequences:
- a CDS encoding endonuclease/exonuclease/phosphatase family protein: MKFLTLNTHSWMEKEAEEKFQILLEDILEKDYDLICFQEINQEITSPNVEVNDLYKALPAAEPIHQDHYVRLLVEKLSEQGKDYYWTWAYNHIGYDRYHEGVAILSKTPIEAREILVSDVDDPTDYHTRRVALAETVVDGKELAVASVHLSWWDKGFQEEWARFGAVLKELNKPLLLAGDFNNPAGKEGYQAILASPLGLQDAFEVAQEKSGSYTVPPEIDGWKGNTEPLRIDYVFTTKELAVENLHVVFDGNKSPQVSDHYGLSAILNWK; this comes from the coding sequence ATGAAATTTTTAACACTCAATACTCACAGTTGGATGGAAAAAGAAGCTGAGGAAAAATTCCAGATTTTGCTTGAGGATATTCTTGAAAAGGACTATGATTTGATTTGTTTCCAAGAAATCAATCAGGAGATTACCTCGCCTAATGTAGAAGTTAATGATCTCTATAAAGCTTTGCCAGCAGCTGAGCCTATTCACCAAGACCATTATGTTAGACTTTTGGTTGAAAAGTTGTCAGAGCAAGGGAAAGATTACTACTGGACTTGGGCCTATAACCATATCGGCTATGATCGCTACCATGAAGGTGTAGCTATCTTGTCTAAAACACCTATTGAAGCCAGAGAAATTTTGGTTTCAGATGTGGATGATCCAACAGACTATCATACTCGCCGTGTTGCCTTGGCTGAAACTGTAGTTGATGGTAAGGAGCTTGCAGTTGCAAGTGTCCACCTTTCTTGGTGGGATAAAGGTTTCCAAGAAGAATGGGCACGATTTGGAGCTGTCTTGAAAGAATTGAATAAGCCACTTTTGCTAGCTGGAGATTTCAACAACCCAGCCGGTAAGGAAGGCTACCAAGCTATTTTAGCTAGTCCATTGGGCTTACAAGACGCTTTTGAAGTTGCTCAAGAGAAAAGTGGTAGCTATACCGTTCCACCAGAAATTGATGGCTGGAAAGGGAACACTGAACCCCTTCGAATCGATTATGTCTTTACTACCAAAGAGTTAGCGGTGGAAAATTTACATGTCGTATTTGATGGTAACAAGAGTCCGCAAGTCAGTGATCACTATGGCTTGAGTGCTATTTTAAACTGGAAATAA
- the prfB gene encoding peptide chain release factor 2 (programmed frameshift), with protein sequence MDISVIRQKIDANREKLASFRGSLDLEGLEEEIAILENKMTEPDFWNDNIAAQKTSQELNELKNTYNTFHKMEELQDEVEILLDFLAEDASVQEELVAQLAELDKMMTSYEMTLLLSEPYDHNNAILEIHPGSGGTEAQDWGDMLLRMYTRYGNAKGFKVEVLDYQAGDEAGIKSVTLSFEGPNAYGLLKSEMGVHRLVRISPFDSAKRRHTSFTSVEVMPELDDTIEVEIREDDIKMDTFRSGGAGGQNVNKVSTGVRLTHIPTGIVVQSTVDRTQYGNRDRAMKMLQAKLYQMEQEKKAAEVDSLKGEKKEITWGSQIRSYVFTPYTMVKDHRTSFEVAQVDKVMDGDLDGFIDAYLKWRIS encoded by the exons ATGGACATTTCAGTAATTCGTCAGAAAATTGACGCAAATCGTGAAAAATTAGCTTCTTTCAGGGGGTCTCTT GACCTCGAAGGGCTAGAGGAAGAGATTGCCATCTTGGAAAACAAGATGACAGAACCTGATTTTTGGAACGATAATATCGCGGCCCAAAAAACGTCGCAAGAATTAAATGAATTAAAAAACACCTATAACACTTTCCACAAAATGGAAGAGTTACAGGATGAAGTCGAAATTTTATTGGACTTCTTAGCAGAAGACGCGTCAGTTCAAGAAGAACTGGTAGCGCAGTTAGCCGAACTTGATAAGATGATGACCAGTTACGAGATGACCTTGCTCTTGTCAGAACCTTATGACCATAATAATGCCATCTTGGAAATCCATCCAGGTTCTGGTGGTACTGAGGCTCAGGACTGGGGTGATATGTTGCTTCGTATGTATACTCGTTATGGTAATGCTAAAGGCTTTAAAGTGGAAGTATTGGATTACCAAGCAGGAGATGAAGCTGGTATCAAGTCAGTAACCTTATCATTTGAAGGACCTAATGCCTATGGTCTTCTCAAGTCAGAAATGGGTGTGCACCGTTTGGTGCGAATTTCACCATTCGACTCTGCCAAACGTCGCCATACCTCTTTCACATCTGTAGAAGTGATGCCTGAGTTGGATGATACTATTGAAGTGGAAATCCGGGAAGATGACATCAAGATGGATACCTTCCGTTCAGGTGGTGCCGGTGGACAAAACGTCAACAAGGTTTCAACAGGTGTACGTTTAACCCACATTCCAACTGGAATTGTTGTCCAATCAACAGTGGATCGGACCCAGTATGGAAATAGAGATCGTGCCATGAAGATGTTGCAGGCTAAGCTTTATCAAATGGAGCAAGAGAAGAAGGCTGCGGAGGTAGATTCTCTCAAGGGTGAGAAAAAGGAAATCACATGGGGAAGCCAAATCCGTTCTTATGTCTTCACACCTTATACTATGGTAAAAGACCACCGAACTAGCTTTGAAGTTGCTCAGGTAGATAAGGTTATGGATGGGGACCTAGATGGTTTTATCGATGCCTATCTCAAGTGGCGAATTAGCTAA
- the ftsE gene encoding cell division ATP-binding protein FtsE — translation MSIIEMRDVVKKYDNGTTALRGVSVSVQPGEFAYIVGPSGAGKSTFIRSLYREVKIDKGSLSVAGFNLVKIKKKDVPLLRRSVGVVFQDYKLLPKKTVYENIAYAMEVIGENRRNIKKRVMEVLDLVGLKHKVRSFPNELSGGEQQRIAIARAIVNNPKVLIADEPTGNLDPDNSWEIMNLLERINLQGTTILMATHNSQIVNTLRHRVIAIENGRVVRDESKGEYGYDD, via the coding sequence ATGTCAATCATTGAAATGAGAGATGTCGTCAAAAAATACGACAACGGAACGACTGCCCTACGCGGTGTTTCGGTCAGCGTTCAACCGGGGGAATTTGCTTACATCGTAGGACCTTCAGGAGCAGGGAAGTCAACCTTCATTCGTTCTCTATATCGTGAAGTAAAAATCGATAAAGGAAGCCTATCAGTTGCTGGTTTTAATCTGGTTAAGATCAAAAAGAAAGACGTCCCGCTTCTACGTCGTAGTGTTGGGGTTGTCTTCCAGGATTATAAACTCTTGCCAAAGAAAACTGTCTATGAAAATATTGCTTACGCTATGGAAGTAATCGGTGAAAATCGCCGTAATATCAAAAAACGTGTGATGGAAGTTTTAGACTTGGTTGGATTGAAGCACAAGGTTCGTTCTTTCCCAAATGAGCTCTCAGGTGGAGAGCAACAGCGGATTGCGATTGCGCGTGCCATTGTAAATAATCCCAAAGTACTGATAGCCGATGAACCAACAGGAAACCTGGATCCTGACAATTCATGGGAAATTATGAATCTCTTGGAACGGATTAACCTACAAGGGACAACTATTTTGATGGCGACTCATAATAGCCAGATTGTAAATACCTTGCGCCACCGTGTCATTGCCATTGAAAATGGCCGTGTCGTTCGTGACGAATCAAAAGGAGAGTATGGATACGATGATTAG
- a CDS encoding ABC transporter ATP-binding protein — MSMLKVENLSVHYGMIQAVRDVSFEVNEGEVVSLIGANGAGKTTILRTLSGLVRPSSGKIEFLGQEIQKMPAQKIVAGGLSQVPEGRHVFPGLTVMENLEMGAFLKKNREENQANLKKVFSRFPRLEERKNQDAATLSGGEQQMLAMGRALMSTPKLLLLDEPSMGLAPIFIQEIFDIIQDIQKQGTTVLLIEQNANKALAISDRGYVLETGKIVLSGTGKELASSEEVRKAYLGG; from the coding sequence ATGTCTATGTTAAAAGTTGAAAATCTTTCTGTACATTACGGTATGATCCAAGCAGTCCGTGATGTAAGCTTTGAAGTGAATGAAGGAGAAGTTGTTTCCCTTATCGGTGCCAATGGTGCAGGTAAGACAACTATTCTCCGTACCTTGTCTGGTTTGGTTAGACCAAGTTCAGGAAAGATTGAATTTTTAGGTCAAGAAATCCAAAAAATGCCAGCTCAGAAAATCGTGGCAGGTGGTCTTTCACAAGTACCAGAAGGACGCCATGTTTTCCCTGGTTTGACTGTTATGGAAAATCTTGAGATGGGAGCTTTCTTAAAGAAAAATCGTGAAGAAAATCAAGCTAACTTGAAAAAAGTTTTCTCACGTTTTCCTCGTCTTGAAGAACGGAAGAACCAAGACGCAGCCACTCTTTCAGGTGGTGAGCAACAAATGCTTGCCATGGGACGCGCTCTTATGTCAACACCAAAACTTCTTCTTTTAGATGAACCATCAATGGGACTTGCCCCAATCTTTATCCAAGAGATTTTTGATATCATTCAAGATATTCAGAAGCAAGGGACAACTGTCCTCTTGATTGAACAAAATGCCAATAAAGCACTCGCAATCTCTGACCGAGGATATGTATTGGAAACAGGGAAAATCGTCCTATCCGGAACAGGAAAAGAACTCGCCTCATCAGAAGAAGTCAGAAAAGCATATCTGGGTGGTTAA
- a CDS encoding branched-chain amino acid ABC transporter permease — translation MKENLKVNILWLLLLLAGYGLISVLVSVGVLNLFYVQILQQIGINIILAVGLNLIVGFSGQFSLGHAGFMAIGAYAAAIIGSKSPTYGAFFGAMLIGALLSGVVALLVGIPTLRLKGDYLAVATLGVSEIIRIFIINGGSLTNGAAGILGIPNFTTWQMVYFFVVITTIATLNFLRSPIGRSTLSVREDEIAAESVGVNTTKIKIIAFVFGAITASIAGSLQAGFIGSVVPKDYTFINSINVLIIVVFGGLGSITGAIVSAIVLGILNMLLQDVASVRMIIYALALVLVMIFRPGGLLGTWELSLSRFFKKSKKEEQN, via the coding sequence ATGAAAGAAAATTTAAAAGTTAATATTCTATGGTTACTCCTTTTGCTAGCTGGCTATGGCTTGATTAGTGTATTGGTTTCAGTTGGAGTACTCAATCTATTCTATGTACAGATTTTACAACAAATTGGAATCAATATTATTCTGGCTGTTGGTCTCAACTTAATCGTTGGTTTTTCAGGACAATTTTCACTTGGTCATGCTGGTTTCATGGCGATTGGTGCCTATGCAGCAGCTATTATTGGTTCTAAATCACCGACCTACGGTGCCTTCTTTGGAGCTATGCTGATAGGGGCTTTGCTTTCAGGAGTAGTTGCCTTACTTGTCGGAATTCCAACCTTGCGCTTGAAGGGGGACTATCTTGCGGTAGCGACTCTTGGTGTTTCTGAAATTATCCGTATCTTTATCATCAATGGCGGAAGCCTTACAAATGGTGCGGCAGGTATCTTGGGAATTCCTAACTTTACAACTTGGCAAATGGTTTACTTCTTTGTCGTGATCACAACCATTGCAACATTGAACTTCTTGCGTAGTCCAATTGGACGTTCAACCCTCTCCGTTCGTGAGGATGAAATCGCTGCAGAGTCAGTTGGTGTTAATACAACTAAAATTAAAATCATCGCTTTTGTCTTTGGTGCCATTACTGCAAGTATTGCAGGGTCACTTCAGGCAGGATTTATCGGTTCAGTTGTACCGAAAGATTACACTTTTATCAACTCAATCAACGTTTTGATCATTGTTGTATTTGGTGGACTTGGTTCCATTACAGGTGCCATTGTTTCAGCTATTGTTCTTGGAATTTTGAATATGCTTCTCCAAGATGTTGCCAGCGTGCGTATGATTATTTACGCTTTGGCCTTGGTCTTGGTAATGATTTTCAGACCAGGTGGACTTCTTGGAACATGGGAATTGAGCCTATCACGTTTCTTTAAAAAATCTAAGAAGGAGGAACAAAACTAA
- a CDS encoding CBS domain-containing protein — MAVKDFMTRKVVYISPDTTVSYAADLMREQGLHRLPVIENDQLVGLVTEGTIAQASPSKATSLSIYEMNYLLNKTKVKDVMIRDVVTVSGYASLEDATYLMLKNKIGILPVVDNHQVYGVITDRDVFQAFLEIAGYGEEGIRVRFVTEDEVGVLGKIVSLIVEENLNISHTVNIPRKDGKVIIEVQIDGSIDLPALKEKFEANGIQVEEITRTSAKVL, encoded by the coding sequence ATGGCAGTTAAAGATTTTATGACCCGCAAGGTAGTTTATATTAGTCCAGATACAACAGTATCTTATGCAGCAGATTTGATGAGAGAGCAAGGGTTGCATCGCTTGCCTGTTATCGAAAATGATCAATTAGTTGGTTTGGTGACTGAGGGAACCATTGCACAAGCAAGTCCATCGAAAGCAACAAGTCTTTCTATCTATGAGATGAATTATCTTCTGAATAAGACAAAAGTAAAAGATGTCATGATTCGCGATGTTGTCACTGTCTCAGGCTATGCTAGTTTAGAAGATGCAACTTATCTGATGTTGAAAAACAAGATTGGTATTCTTCCTGTAGTAGATAATCATCAAGTCTATGGTGTTATTACGGATCGTGACGTTTTCCAAGCCTTTCTCGAAATTGCTGGTTATGGTGAGGAAGGAATTCGTGTGCGCTTTGTTACAGAAGATGAAGTTGGCGTTCTTGGTAAGATTGTTTCTCTAATCGTTGAAGAAAATTTGAATATCTCCCATACAGTCAATATTCCGCGTAAGGATGGTAAGGTCATTATCGAAGTGCAAATCGATGGATCAATTGATTTACCAGCTTTGAAAGAAAAATTTGAAGCAAATGGTATTCAAGTGGAAGAAATCACTCGCACTTCAGCAAAAGTCTTGTAA
- a CDS encoding PTS transporter subunit IIBC produces the protein MMKDTFKNVLSFEFWQKFGKALMVVIAVMPAAGLMISIGKSIVMINPTFAPLVITGGVLEQIGWGVIVNLHILFALAIGGSWAKERAGGAFAAGLAFILINRITGTIFGVSGDMLKNPDAMVSTLLGGQIKVADYFISVMEAPALNMGVFVGIISGFIGATAYNKYYNFRKLPDALSFFNGKRFVPFVVILRSIIAAIVLSAFWPLVQTGINSFGIWIANSQETAPILAPFLYGTLERLLLPFGLHHMLTIPMNYTALGGTYEVLTGAAKGSQVFGQDPLWLAWVTDLVNLKGTDASQYQHLLDTVHPARFKVGQMIGSFGILMGVVVAIYRNVDADKKHKYKGMMIATALATFLTGVTEPIEYMFMFVATPMYLVYSLVQGAAFAMADVVNLRMHSFGSIEFLTRTPIAISAGIGMDIINFVWVTVLFAVIMYFIANFMIQKFNYATPGRNGNYETAEGSEEASSEVKVAAGSQAVNIINLLGGRANIVDVDACMTRLRVTVKDADKVGNAEQWKAEGAMGLVMKGQGVQAIYGPKADVLKSDIQDILDSGEIIPETLPSQMTEAQQNTVHFKGLTEEVYSVADGQVIALEQVKDPVFAQKMMGDGFAVEPANGNIVSPVSGTVSSIFPTKHALGIVTEAGLEVLVHIGLDTVSLEGKPFTVHVAEGQKVAAGDLLVTADLDAIRAAGRETSTVVVFTNGDAIKSVKLEKTGSLAAKTAVAKVEL, from the coding sequence ATGATGAAAGATACATTCAAAAATGTCTTGTCTTTCGAATTTTGGCAAAAATTCGGTAAGGCTTTGATGGTGGTTATCGCGGTTATGCCGGCTGCCGGTTTGATGATTTCAATCGGTAAGTCTATCGTGATGATTAACCCAACCTTTGCACCACTCGTTATTACTGGTGGTGTCCTAGAGCAAATCGGTTGGGGAGTTATCGTTAACCTTCATATCTTGTTCGCCCTCGCTATTGGAGGAAGCTGGGCTAAGGAACGCGCTGGTGGTGCTTTCGCCGCTGGTCTTGCCTTCATCTTGATTAACCGTATCACTGGTACAATCTTTGGTGTATCAGGCGATATGTTGAAAAATCCAGATGCTATGGTTTCAACACTATTGGGTGGGCAAATCAAAGTTGCTGATTACTTCATTAGTGTAATGGAAGCCCCAGCACTTAACATGGGTGTATTCGTAGGGATTATTTCTGGTTTTATTGGAGCAACTGCTTACAATAAATACTATAACTTCCGTAAGCTTCCTGATGCACTTTCATTCTTTAACGGAAAACGTTTTGTACCATTTGTAGTTATTCTTCGTTCAATAATTGCTGCAATTGTACTTTCAGCTTTCTGGCCACTTGTGCAAACTGGTATCAATAGCTTTGGTATCTGGATTGCTAACTCACAAGAAACTGCTCCAATCCTTGCACCATTCTTGTATGGTACATTGGAACGTTTGCTCTTGCCATTTGGTCTTCACCACATGTTGACTATCCCAATGAACTACACAGCTCTTGGTGGTACTTATGAGGTCTTAACTGGTGCAGCAAAAGGTAGCCAAGTATTTGGTCAAGATCCACTTTGGCTTGCATGGGTAACAGACCTTGTAAACCTTAAAGGTACTGATGCTAGTCAATACCAACACTTGTTAGATACTGTTCACCCAGCTCGTTTCAAAGTTGGACAAATGATTGGTTCATTCGGTATCTTGATGGGTGTGGTTGTGGCTATCTACCGTAATGTTGATGCTGACAAGAAACATAAATACAAAGGTATGATGATTGCGACAGCTCTTGCAACATTCTTGACAGGGGTTACTGAACCAATCGAATACATGTTCATGTTCGTCGCAACACCTATGTATCTTGTTTACTCACTTGTTCAAGGTGCTGCCTTTGCTATGGCTGACGTCGTAAACCTACGTATGCACTCATTCGGTTCAATCGAGTTCTTGACTCGTACACCTATTGCAATCAGTGCTGGTATCGGTATGGATATCATTAACTTCGTTTGGGTAACTGTTCTCTTTGCCGTAATCATGTACTTTATCGCAAACTTCATGATTCAAAAATTCAACTACGCAACTCCAGGGCGTAACGGAAACTACGAAACTGCTGAAGGTTCAGAAGAAGCTAGCAGCGAAGTGAAAGTTGCAGCAGGTTCTCAAGCTGTAAACATTATTAACCTTCTTGGTGGACGTGCAAACATCGTTGATGTTGACGCATGTATGACTCGTCTTCGTGTAACTGTTAAAGATGCAGATAAAGTAGGAAATGCAGAGCAATGGAAAGCAGAAGGAGCTATGGGTCTTGTCATGAAAGGACAAGGGGTTCAAGCTATCTACGGTCCAAAAGCTGACGTATTGAAATCTGATATCCAAGATATCCTTGATTCAGGTGAAATCATTCCTGAAACTCTTCCAAGCCAAATGACTGAAGCACAACAAAACACTGTTCACTTCAAAGGTCTTACTGAGGAAGTTTACTCAGTAGCAGACGGTCAAGTTATTGCTTTGGAACAAGTAAAAGATCCAGTATTTGCTCAAAAAATGATGGGTGATGGATTTGCAGTAGAACCTGCAAATGGAAACATTGTATCTCCAGTTTCAGGTACTGTATCAAGCATCTTCCCAACAAAACATGCTCTTGGTATTGTGACTGAAGCAGGTCTTGAAGTATTGGTTCACATTGGTTTGGACACAGTAAGTCTTGAAGGTAAACCATTTACAGTTCATGTTGCTGAAGGACAAAAAGTTGCAGCAGGAGATCTCCTTGTCACAGCTGACTTGGATGCTATCCGTGCAGCAGGACGTGAAACTTCAACAGTAGTTGTCTTCACAAATGGTGATGCAATTAAATCAGTTAAATTAGAAAAAACAGGTTCTCTTGCAGCTAAAACAGCAGTTGCTAAAGTAGAATTGTAA
- the ftsX gene encoding permease-like cell division protein FtsX, producing the protein MISRFFRHLFEALKSLKRNGWMTVAAVSSVMITLTLVAIFASVIFNTAKLATDIENNVRVVVYIRKDVEDNSQTIEKEGQTVTNNDYHKVYDSLKNMSTVKSVTFSSKEEQYEKLTETMGDNWKIFEGDANPLYDAYIVEANTPNDVKTIAEDAKKIEGVSEVQDGGANTERLFKLASFIRVWGLGIAALLIFVAVFLISNTIRITIISRSREIQIMRLVGAKNSYIRGPFLLEGAFIGLLGAIAPSVLVFIVYQMVYQSVNKSLVGQNLSMISPDLFSPLMIALLFVIGIFIGSLGSGISMRRFLKI; encoded by the coding sequence ATGATTAGTAGATTTTTTCGCCATTTATTTGAAGCCTTAAAAAGTTTGAAACGAAATGGTTGGATGACAGTAGCTGCTGTCAGTTCAGTCATGATTACTTTGACCTTGGTGGCAATATTTGCTTCTGTTATTTTCAATACAGCGAAACTAGCTACAGATATTGAAAATAATGTCCGTGTAGTAGTTTATATCCGAAAGGATGTGGAAGATAACAGTCAGACAATTGAAAAAGAAGGTCAAACTGTTACAAATAATGACTACCACAAGGTATATGATTCTTTGAAGAACATGTCTACGGTTAAGAGTGTTACCTTTTCAAGTAAAGAAGAACAATATGAAAAATTAACCGAGACAATGGGAGATAACTGGAAAATCTTTGAAGGAGATGCCAATCCTCTCTATGATGCCTATATTGTAGAGGCAAATACTCCAAATGATGTAAAAACTATAGCCGAAGATGCTAAAAAAATTGAAGGTGTCTCTGAAGTTCAAGATGGCGGTGCCAATACAGAAAGACTCTTCAAGTTAGCTTCATTTATCCGTGTTTGGGGACTAGGGATTGCTGCTTTGTTAATTTTTGTCGCAGTTTTCTTGATTTCAAATACCATTCGTATTACCATTATTTCCCGCAGTCGCGAAATTCAAATCATGCGCTTGGTTGGAGCTAAAAACAGTTATATTCGTGGACCGTTCTTGTTAGAAGGAGCCTTTATCGGTTTATTGGGAGCTATCGCACCATCTGTTTTAGTCTTTATTGTTTATCAAATGGTTTACCAATCTGTCAACAAATCGTTGGTAGGGCAAAATCTATCCATGATTAGTCCAGATTTATTTAGTCCTTTGATGATTGCCCTACTATTTGTGATTGGAATTTTTATTGGTTCACTGGGGTCAGGAATTTCCATGCGCCGATTCTTGAAGATTTAG
- a CDS encoding branched-chain amino acid ABC transporter permease yields the protein MLQQLVNGLILGSVYALLALGYTMVYGIIKLINFAHGDIYMMGAFIGYFLINSFQMNFFVALIVAMLATAILGVVIEFLAYRPLRHSTRIAVLITAIGVSFLLEYGMVYLVGANTRAFPQAIQTVRYDLGPVSLTNVQLMILAISLILMILLQVIVQKTKMGKAMRAVSVDSDAAQLMGINVNRTISFTFALGSALAGAAGVLIALYYNSFEPLMGVTPGLKSFVAAVLGGIGIIPGAALGGFVIGLLETFATAFGMSDFRDAIVYGILLLILIVRPAGILGKNVKEKV from the coding sequence ATGCTCCAACAACTAGTAAATGGTTTGATTCTAGGTAGTGTATACGCGCTGTTAGCCCTAGGATATACCATGGTTTACGGAATTATCAAGCTCATCAACTTCGCCCACGGTGATATTTATATGATGGGAGCCTTTATCGGTTATTTCTTGATCAATTCTTTCCAAATGAATTTCTTTGTAGCTCTTATTGTAGCTATGCTAGCGACAGCTATTCTTGGTGTCGTGATTGAGTTCCTTGCTTACCGACCTTTGCGTCACTCTACTCGTATTGCTGTTTTGATTACAGCTATTGGGGTTTCTTTCCTATTGGAGTATGGCATGGTCTATCTGGTTGGTGCCAATACCCGTGCCTTCCCTCAAGCGATTCAAACAGTTCGCTATGATTTGGGACCAGTTAGCCTAACAAACGTGCAGTTAATGATCTTGGCCATTTCCTTGATTTTGATGATTTTGTTACAAGTCATTGTCCAAAAGACCAAGATGGGGAAAGCCATGCGTGCAGTATCCGTAGATAGTGATGCAGCGCAATTGATGGGGATCAATGTAAACCGTACGATCAGCTTTACCTTTGCTTTGGGTTCAGCTCTTGCGGGTGCGGCTGGTGTTCTGATTGCCCTTTATTATAACTCTTTTGAGCCTTTGATGGGGGTTACTCCAGGTCTTAAATCTTTCGTTGCCGCAGTACTTGGTGGTATCGGAATTATTCCTGGTGCGGCTCTTGGTGGTTTTGTGATTGGTCTATTGGAAACCTTTGCGACAGCCTTTGGGATGTCAGACTTCCGTGATGCCATTGTTTATGGGATCTTGTTGTTGATCTTGATTGTCCGCCCAGCTGGTATCCTTGGTAAAAATGTGAAAGAGAAGGTGTAA
- a CDS encoding ABC transporter ATP-binding protein: MALLEVKQLTKHFGGLTAVGDVTLELNEGELVGLIGPNGAGKTTLFNLLTGVYEPSEGTVTLDGHLLNGKSPYKIASLGLGRTFQNIRLFKDLTVLDNVLIAFGNHHKQHVFASFLRLPAFYKSEKELKAKALELLKIFDLDGDAETLAKNLAYGQQRRLEIVRALATEPKILFLDEPAAGMNPQETAELTELIRRIKDEFKITIMLIEHDMNLVMEVTERIYVLEYGRLIAQGTPDEIKTNKRVIEAYLGGES, from the coding sequence ATGGCATTACTTGAAGTAAAACAGTTAACCAAACATTTTGGCGGTCTAACAGCTGTTGGAGATGTGACTCTTGAATTGAACGAAGGGGAATTGGTTGGACTAATCGGTCCAAATGGAGCTGGGAAAACCACCCTTTTCAACCTTTTGACAGGTGTTTATGAACCAAGTGAGGGCACAGTAACCTTAGATGGTCACCTTTTGAATGGGAAGTCACCTTATAAGATTGCTTCTTTAGGACTTGGACGTACTTTCCAAAATATCCGTCTCTTTAAAGATTTAACAGTTTTGGACAATGTTTTGATTGCTTTTGGTAACCATCACAAACAACATGTTTTTGCTAGTTTCTTACGCTTACCAGCTTTTTACAAGAGTGAAAAAGAATTAAAAGCTAAGGCTTTGGAATTGTTGAAAATCTTTGATTTAGATGGTGATGCAGAAACTCTTGCTAAAAATCTTGCCTACGGCCAACAACGTCGTTTGGAAATTGTTCGTGCCCTCGCTACGGAACCTAAAATTCTCTTTTTAGATGAACCAGCAGCAGGTATGAACCCGCAGGAAACAGCCGAATTGACTGAGTTAATTCGTCGTATCAAAGATGAATTTAAGATTACGATCATGCTGATTGAACACGATATGAATCTGGTCATGGAAGTAACAGAACGTATCTACGTACTTGAATATGGTCGTTTGATTGCTCAAGGAACTCCAGACGAAATTAAGACCAATAAACGTGTTATCGAAGCTTATCTAGGAGGTGAATCCTAA